CAGCTGCGATGAAGAAGCACTCGTGGAAGGTGCGAAACGAAAAGCGCCAGAGCTGGGCCCCACTTGTGATGGAGCCGCAGTGTTGGAGATTGACGGGCGAGAAGCTTCTGATCTGGGGAACAGCTGCGTTGGCGATGCGCCATTTGAGATTGGCACCTGAGGAGCATTTGGTCTGAACACAACCCTCGCTGGAGGTGCATTGTTGGGAAATGACAGCCGTGGGACGTCAGAGCCCATCTGTGTTTGAGGTGCACTGTTAGGAAGCGCCACCCTGGAAgtgtcagatctgaagatgggttgAGCTGGCGGCAAAGTATTTGTAAATGACAAGCGAGGAGCGTCAGATCTGGAGAACAGTTGCGTAGGCGGTGCGTTGTTGGAAAATGAAAGCGGAGGGACGTCAGATCTCGAGGTCAGCTGCGCAGGGAGAGCGTTGTTAGAAAACTGAGGAGAAGTGCGAAATGAGACTGCAGCAGGCGAAACATTAGGACGCGCCTCCATCAGAGTCTGTGAGGGTGCCTGATTCTGGAACGTTCCAGTTAACGGGAGAGGCGATACCGAGCTGACAGGGGAGCGGGAAAATTCTGGTGGTGGGGGGAAGTTGGCGAAACTCTGCACGCGAGGTACGGCGTCGGATGGTGCTGCGGTAGGGAATCCTGTGAAGAAGTTGTTGGGGTTGGGGAACGATGTCACCTGCAGGGGATCAGGGCACGAGCCGGAGTCTCTGCAGCTGGCAGCACGCGCCGTGAGGCCATCGAGGTCCGACAGTGGCGGGTTGTCGCCGAGCCTGAAGAAGACTCGCCGAGTGGGGACCAAGTCGCCGGACGGCTGCCCCGCCAGCGGCGATAGTGGCGGCGGAGGCGGGCGCGCGGGGAACCCCCTGGGCGAGCCGGCGCTCTGCAGGAAGCGCGCGTCCACTGGTGGGCCCTGCGGCTGCGGCAGCGACTCGCCAGCCTGCCGGAAGTCGCTGGTGaaggcgtcggcgggcggcgccgcaAGCAGCTCCGACACGTCCGCGTCGGCGCACAGAGGGCAGCAGGCGACCAGCAGCAGCGCGGCAGTTATCATCTGGAACCAGGACGTGGCACTTGAGCCTGAAGTCGCAAAAAGAGCGGTCCCGCAGGGACGCCCGAAAAGcgcgctcactcactcactctctcatgTACTGTCATCCGTAAACTCTATCATGAAGTAGAGCCTTCGGGGACGTGGAACGAATCAAAACATTTGGGGTACCAGAAAATACAGTATATCCGTAAAGTCATGGCGTAGCTGTGAACGCTTCTAGTGGCTGACAGAGCCAAAACGAAGGGTTGATCGCAAAGAGTCCCTGTAAAATAATGTTCAGTGGCGTCCACGTGCTGGTGGTGATGCAACACAACGAACTGCGTAGCAGCAGTCCATCCACGAGGTGTAGACGATGCTGAGCAAAGTTCATTGTGGTATGTGGCTTGATAAACTTGAAACCGTATACAGCGAAGAGCCACCACTGacgctactgggcattaaaattgctacaccacgaagatgacgtgctccagacgtgaaatttaactgacaggaagaagatgctgtgatatgcaaatgattagcttttcaggacattcacacaaggttggcgccggtggcgacacctacaacgtgctgacatgaggaaagtttccaaccgatttctcatacacaaacagcagttgac
The genomic region above belongs to Schistocerca serialis cubense isolate TAMUIC-IGC-003099 chromosome 6, iqSchSeri2.2, whole genome shotgun sequence and contains:
- the LOC126484591 gene encoding uncharacterized protein LOC126484591, which translates into the protein MEARPNVSPAAVSFRTSPQFSNNALPAQLTSRSDVPPLSFSNNAPPTQLFSRSDAPRLSFTNTLPPAQPIFRSDTSRVALPNSAPQTQMGSDVPRLSFPNNAPPARVVFRPNAPQVPISNGASPTQLFPRSEASRPSISNTAAPSQVGPSSGAFRFAPSTSASSSQLVSRPEAFSSPQRVSISNRALCTPENPCNFPAISNEISAGKETPANYQFSYAVQDAASASDFAHEESAQQEGIKGQYRVLLPDGRQQVVSYRADETGFRPEVSYQ